One window of Papaver somniferum cultivar HN1 chromosome 9, ASM357369v1, whole genome shotgun sequence genomic DNA carries:
- the LOC113313752 gene encoding uncharacterized protein LOC113313752 produces MDSSDSQPEVDNKGKGKELQWTQEMDECMIKTFAEQATLGHGEEKGFNDQAYDAVSKVLSDRLDGDVSKKCINHRLKTLRAEHRMVRTLREQSGFEWDSTKNEIIASDSTWNDYIKAHPESKYCRGRSFKWDSDSLDVIIGNDNSTDGFAIVAYDSSDSEPEVEEGKVKQLRWTQEMDECMIKILIEQEKLGRKGDRGFKDQAYSAVTRGLSDCLRVDVSRSHIDNRLRTFRTEYRMFRTLREQNEFDWDPVKNKLTASDSIWNEYIKAHPKFKYYRGRACKWNYESLSIILGDNPATGSFPLACIDSCDSQPEVDNKKKGRQLRWTQGMDERLIETVVEQVRSGGKGEKGGFNDQVYNAVSKVLAERLDVDVGRKHIDNRLRTLRTEYRLFSTLRGQTGFCWDPVRSMITAPVGVWNEFIKAHPEFKTCRGRSCKWDYEFLAIIFGSDHLVINNQVTDSFSIDGVDADITSTPVEGIGDADELPLIGEDLCLDYINEEADRSSQDLRRKQTPIQQRRFKKPRTSDIVREVMEAVKTQISGLAKSVDGLSFAKKLYSEVMNVEGFSPDFLDRAFEILKRDGHGAEIFLVRNEVYRKRMLEELYQKYADNCGGSSRADQI; encoded by the exons ATGGATTCCAGCGACTCGCAGCCAGAAGTAGACAACAAGGGTAAAGGAAAAGAGCTCCAGTGGACTCAAGAAATGGACGAATGCATGATAAAAACATTTGCTGAGCAAGCAACATTAGGTCACGGAGAGGAGAAGGGATTCAATGATCAAGCCTATGATGCTGTTTCAAAAGTTTTGTCTGATAGGCTTGATGGTGATGTATCTAAGAAGTGTATAAATCATCGTCTTAAAACACTTCGAGCTGAACACCGCATGGTTAGGACGTTAAGGGAGCAAAGTGGATTTGAGTGGGACTCAACTAAAAATGAGATCATAGCGTCGGATTCTACCTGGAATGACTACATCAAG GCTCATCCAGAGTCCAAATACTGTCGTGGAAGGTCATTCAAATGGGATTCTGATTCATTGGATGTTATTATAGGTAATGATAATTCTACTGATGGCTTTGCTATAGTTGCTTATGATTCTAGTGATTCAGAACCGGAAGTTGAAGAAGGAAAGGTTAAACAACTTAGGTGGACCCAAGAAATGGATGAATGCATGATAAAGATATTGATTGAGCAAGAGAAGTTGGGCCGCAAAGGGGACAGGGGTTTCAAAGATCAAGCATATAGTGCTGTTACCAGGGGTTTATCTGATTGCCTTCGTGTTGATGTGTCTAGAAGTCATATAGATAATAGATTAAGAACGTTCCGAACGGAATACCGAATGTTTCGTACTCTCAGAGAACAGAATGAGTTTGACTGGGACCCAGTAAAAAATAAGCTCACTGCCTCGGATTCGATATGGAACGAGTACATAAAG GCACACCCAAAGTTCAAGTATTATCGTGGAAGAGCATGCAAATGGAACTATGAATCATTGAGTATTATTTTAGGCGATAATCCTGCTACAGGAAGCTTTCCCTTGGCTTGTATTGATTCTTGTGACTCACAACCAGAAGTagacaataagaagaaaggaAGACAACTTAGGTGGACTCAAGGAATGGACGAGCGCTTGATTGAAACTGTTGTTGAGCAAGTAAGATCAGGTGGAAAAGGTGAGAAGGGCGGGTTTAATGATCAAGTTTATAATGCTGTTAGCAAAGTTCTGGCAGAGCGGCTCGATGTTGATGTTGGTAGGAAGCATATAGACAATCGGCTTAGGACACTTCGCACAGAATACCGATTGTTCAGTACTTTGAGAGGGCAGACTGGATTCTGTTGGGACCCCGTTAGAAGTATGATTACTGCGCCAGTTGGTGTATGGAATGAGTTCATTAAG GCACACCCAGAATTTAAGACATGTCGTGGCAGGTCATGCAAATGGGATTACGAGTTTTTGGCTATTATTTTTGGCAGTGATCACCTAGTAATCAACAATCAAGTTACCGATAGCTTTTCCATTGATGGTGTTGATGCTGATATTACCTCAACTCCAGTTGAGGGTATAGGAGATGCTGATGAGCTTCCACTGATTGGAGAGGATTTGTGCTTAGACTACATCAATGAGGAGGCGGATAGATCAAGCCAGGACCTAAGAAGGAAACAAACACCTATACAACAGAGGCGGTTCAAGAAGCCACGTACATCTGATATCGTGAGGGAGGTAATGGAAGCAGTGAAAACCCAGATAAGCGGGTTAGCTAAATCAGTGGACGGGTTGTCATTTGCGAAAAAATTGTATTCAGAGGTCATGAATGTAGAAGGATTTAGTCCAGACTTCTTAGACCGTGCTTTCGAGATTTTGAAGAGGGATGGCCATGGTGCAGAAATATTTCTAGTGAGGAATGAGGTGTATCGAAAGCGAATGTTGGAAGAATTGTATCAGAAATATGCTGACAATTGTGGAGGTAGTAGCCGGGCAGACCAAATTTGA